In a single window of the Azospirillum sp. B510 genome:
- a CDS encoding NADH-quinone oxidoreductase subunit B family protein — translation MNLIERVVAISRRRSPWICRLNAGSCNGCDIEITPLLSPRYDAEQLGIELHGTPKHADIVLISGTLTLRSRQAILDIYDQVPSPKAVVALGSCPLSGNVFAGSPLVLGQSLDSLVPVDVWVPGCPPRPQAILDGIARAASLLEEGATRSQMESLLEGGQGRPS, via the coding sequence ATGAACCTCATCGAACGGGTGGTCGCGATCTCGCGCCGCCGGTCGCCCTGGATCTGCCGGCTGAACGCCGGATCCTGCAACGGCTGCGACATCGAGATCACGCCGCTGCTCAGCCCGCGCTACGACGCCGAACAGCTGGGGATCGAGCTGCACGGCACGCCCAAGCATGCCGACATCGTGCTGATCTCCGGCACGCTGACCCTGCGGTCGCGCCAGGCGATCCTCGACATCTACGATCAGGTGCCCAGCCCGAAGGCGGTGGTGGCGCTGGGGTCCTGCCCGTTGTCGGGCAATGTCTTCGCCGGCAGTCCGCTGGTGCTGGGCCAATCGCTCGACAGCCTTGTTCCGGTCGATGTCTGGGTGCCCGGCTGCCCGCCGCGCCCGCAGGCCATCCTGGACGGCATCGCCCGCGCCGCAAGCCTGCTGGAGGAGGGAGCCACCAGGAGCCAGATGGAAAGCCTGTTGGAAGGCGGGCAGGGGAGGCCGTCATGA
- a CDS encoding respiratory chain complex I subunit 1 family protein, with protein sequence MNAVWSYLLAFAVWPGLLLAAPLGWLELWFMRKLVARLQGRRGPPVFQPFFDFMKLLGKRTVIPRGVNRGIFLALPLVSLGAVTAALAIVPLPGNPAPSLPGDVVLLLYLMEVPVLCEVLAGYVSRSIYGQVAAMREALLSLAYNLPFLAAIIAMAQEAGSFQMSALQAAPYSLVHPLAALTFLLALPARMKLNPFSIANAEHEIVADSHIEYSGPPLALFKLSHAVEVVLLTELFAVVFLPATPWPLLNLLVYLVAGIAVLGGVTLLATTTARLRLAQAFRFYWVWGGVASAVTMAATLVR encoded by the coding sequence ATGAACGCCGTCTGGTCCTATCTGCTCGCCTTCGCCGTCTGGCCCGGCTTGCTGCTGGCCGCCCCGCTGGGCTGGCTGGAGCTGTGGTTCATGCGCAAGCTGGTGGCGCGGTTGCAGGGACGCCGGGGGCCGCCCGTCTTCCAGCCCTTCTTCGATTTCATGAAGCTGCTGGGCAAGCGGACGGTGATCCCGCGCGGCGTCAACCGCGGCATCTTCCTGGCCCTGCCGCTGGTGTCGCTGGGGGCGGTGACGGCGGCGCTGGCCATCGTCCCGCTTCCCGGCAATCCGGCGCCGTCGCTGCCCGGCGACGTCGTGCTGCTGCTCTACCTGATGGAGGTGCCGGTCCTGTGCGAGGTGCTGGCCGGCTATGTCAGCCGCTCCATCTACGGGCAGGTCGCGGCGATGCGCGAGGCGCTGCTGTCGCTCGCCTACAATCTGCCCTTCCTGGCCGCCATCATCGCCATGGCGCAGGAGGCCGGCAGCTTCCAGATGAGCGCGTTGCAGGCGGCGCCCTACAGCCTCGTCCATCCGCTGGCGGCGCTGACCTTCCTGCTGGCCCTGCCGGCGCGGATGAAGCTGAATCCCTTCTCCATCGCCAATGCCGAGCATGAGATCGTCGCCGACAGCCACATCGAATACAGCGGCCCGCCGCTGGCCCTGTTCAAGCTGTCCCATGCCGTCGAGGTCGTGCTGCTGACCGAGCTGTTCGCCGTGGTCTTCCTTCCGGCGACGCCGTGGCCGCTGCTGAACCTGCTGGTCTATCTGGTGGCCGGCATCGCCGTGCTCGGCGGGGTGACTTTGCTGGCCACGACCACGGCGCGGCTGCGGCTGGCGCAGGCCTTCCGCTTCTACTGGGTCTGGGGCGGCGTCGCGTCCGCGGTCACCATGGCCGCGACGCTGGTCCGCTGA
- a CDS encoding 4Fe-4S dicluster domain-containing protein yields the protein MAMLKTILGNLLRPSRTRAPADMPDVPPAYRGALAHEAARCTACGTCAYVCAPKAISFTQDPGLSVSWRFFIGQCSFCGLCAQNCPTQAIRLEAGVPAGMNSAAGDGFRLESVIPLRACTRCGAAHVPLPASTMDALWGSDEAERGYCPECRRWAAGARLRVAFVPAAGEEVRHER from the coding sequence ATGGCCATGCTGAAAACCATCCTCGGCAACCTGCTGCGCCCGTCGCGCACCCGCGCGCCGGCCGACATGCCGGACGTGCCGCCCGCCTATCGCGGCGCGCTGGCGCACGAGGCCGCCCGCTGCACCGCCTGCGGCACCTGCGCCTATGTCTGCGCGCCGAAGGCGATCAGCTTCACCCAGGATCCCGGCCTGTCGGTGTCCTGGCGCTTCTTCATCGGTCAATGCTCTTTCTGCGGGCTGTGCGCGCAGAACTGCCCGACCCAGGCGATCCGCCTGGAGGCCGGCGTGCCGGCGGGAATGAATTCCGCCGCCGGCGACGGGTTCCGGCTGGAGAGCGTCATCCCGCTGCGAGCCTGCACCCGCTGCGGCGCCGCCCATGTGCCGCTGCCGGCGTCGACGATGGACGCCCTGTGGGGGAGCGACGAGGCCGAACGCGGCTATTGCCCCGAATGCCGGCGCTGGGCCGCCGGCGCCCGGCTGCGCGTCGCCTTCGTCCCGGCGGCGGGGGAGGAGGTCCGTCATGAGCGCTGA
- a CDS encoding NADH-quinone oxidoreductase subunit C: protein MSADRGIPDLNNALADALAAIPGVASVVERDGALWADAPLLEVEAMAAAMAGLGIRLGTVTAIPHAGDAESTVIYHYIDEHRVINVKTRTRNGALASLAPFVRAASWAEREIRDLFAVEFPGHPNPVPLIRPDGIDTATLREAMCRPATVTRKPASPLASPSAPRPVARS from the coding sequence ATGAGCGCTGACCGCGGCATCCCGGACCTGAACAATGCGCTCGCCGACGCGCTGGCCGCCATTCCCGGCGTCGCGTCCGTCGTCGAGCGCGACGGCGCCCTGTGGGCCGACGCCCCGCTGCTGGAGGTCGAGGCGATGGCCGCCGCCATGGCGGGTCTCGGCATCCGGCTCGGCACCGTCACCGCCATCCCCCATGCCGGCGACGCGGAATCGACGGTGATCTACCATTACATCGACGAGCATCGCGTCATCAACGTGAAGACCCGTACCCGCAACGGCGCGCTCGCCTCGCTGGCGCCGTTCGTCCGGGCGGCGTCCTGGGCGGAGCGGGAGATCCGCGACCTGTTCGCGGTGGAGTTCCCCGGCCATCCCAACCCGGTGCCGCTGATCCGGCCCGACGGGATCGACACGGCGACCCTGCGCGAGGCGATGTGCCGCCCGGCGACGGTCACCCGCAAGCCCGCCTCGCCGCTCGCCTCGCCTTCCGCCCCCCGTCCGGTGGCCCGTTCCTAG
- a CDS encoding nickel-dependent hydrogenase large subunit: protein MPYSFPLGPYHPALEEPFKVKVQCRGEVIDSATVEVGFSFRGIELLAQKRNWVEVITLIERVCGICSNTHAMTFCMAAETIAGIEVPRRAAHIRTIIAELERLHSHLLWAGVGAEDIGFHSLFMEVFTLRELVMDTLEAISGNRVNYGMNCIGGVHRDIPDPKQHLPALDRLATGLAEIVIPTFTGNPTALARTRGVGRLSREQAVEWAVVGPVARASGLDIDVRKDQPYLSYAGLGFASVMRPEGDVLARVVVRALEMVESIRLIREALLSLPAGPLRATEGLPEIPVGEASIRTEAPRGEAFYYVASEGGPTPSRVKIRTPSFVNIPAIEAMVVGQPLADLSIIQASVDPCISCTDR from the coding sequence ATGCCCTACAGCTTTCCGCTCGGCCCCTATCACCCGGCGCTGGAAGAACCCTTCAAGGTCAAGGTCCAATGCCGGGGCGAGGTCATCGACAGCGCCACCGTCGAGGTCGGCTTCAGCTTCCGCGGCATCGAGCTGCTGGCGCAGAAGCGCAACTGGGTGGAGGTCATCACCCTGATCGAGCGCGTCTGCGGCATCTGCTCCAACACCCACGCCATGACCTTCTGCATGGCGGCGGAGACCATCGCCGGCATCGAGGTGCCCAGGCGCGCCGCCCACATCCGCACCATCATCGCCGAGCTGGAGCGGCTGCATTCCCACCTGCTGTGGGCCGGGGTGGGGGCGGAGGACATCGGCTTCCATTCGCTGTTCATGGAGGTGTTCACCCTGCGCGAGCTGGTGATGGACACGCTGGAGGCGATCAGCGGCAACCGGGTGAATTACGGGATGAACTGCATCGGCGGCGTCCATCGCGACATCCCCGATCCGAAACAGCATCTGCCGGCGCTCGACCGGCTGGCGACGGGGCTGGCGGAGATCGTCATCCCGACCTTCACCGGGAATCCGACGGCACTCGCCCGCACCCGCGGTGTCGGCCGGCTGAGCCGGGAACAGGCGGTGGAATGGGCGGTGGTCGGGCCGGTCGCCCGCGCCTCCGGTCTCGACATCGACGTGCGCAAGGACCAGCCCTATCTGTCCTATGCCGGGCTGGGCTTCGCCAGCGTCATGCGGCCGGAGGGCGATGTGCTCGCCCGCGTGGTGGTGCGGGCGCTGGAGATGGTGGAGAGCATCCGCCTGATCCGCGAGGCGCTGCTGTCGCTGCCCGCCGGCCCGCTGCGGGCGACCGAGGGATTGCCGGAGATCCCCGTCGGCGAAGCGAGCATCCGCACCGAGGCGCCGCGCGGCGAGGCCTTCTATTACGTCGCCTCCGAAGGCGGACCGACGCCGTCGCGGGTGAAGATCCGCACGCCGTCCTTCGTCAACATCCCGGCGATCGAGGCGATGGTGGTGGGCCAGCCGCTGGCCGACCTGTCGATCATCCAGGCGTCGGTCGATCCCTGCATCTCCTGCACCGACCGGTAG
- a CDS encoding PfkB family carbohydrate kinase, translating to MTALPQGDALTPDVLCLGEVLIDFMPAGPARPGVIGAFDPAPGGAPANVAVGLARLGVRSAFMGRTAADGFGRFLAHALTNAGVDVSHLRRVSNTKTPVAFVSLDEEGEREFLFYGEPMAGFSTADLDLDAVAAARLLHSGSIGLIDPAAREASLLAVETARRQGRLVSFDANLRLALWPDRALAERLIRQGIATAGIVKLSDEELEFLTGGADPDSAGRTLWHDGLRLLVVTHGRNGCTFVTADASGHVPGLAATTIDTTGAGDAFVAALLAGILEDTATAFTPERLRAICRFANAAGALTTTAPGAIPSLPDRDAVNRLLAGAA from the coding sequence ATGACCGCTTTGCCGCAAGGCGACGCCCTGACCCCCGACGTGCTGTGCCTGGGCGAGGTGCTGATCGACTTCATGCCCGCCGGCCCGGCGCGACCCGGCGTGATCGGCGCCTTCGACCCGGCGCCGGGCGGGGCGCCGGCCAATGTCGCGGTCGGTCTGGCCCGGCTGGGGGTGCGCAGCGCCTTCATGGGCCGGACGGCGGCCGACGGCTTCGGCCGCTTCCTGGCGCACGCCCTCACCAATGCCGGCGTCGACGTCTCGCACCTGCGCCGCGTGTCGAACACCAAGACCCCCGTCGCCTTCGTCTCCCTCGACGAGGAGGGGGAGCGGGAGTTCCTGTTCTATGGCGAGCCGATGGCCGGCTTCTCCACCGCCGACCTCGACCTCGACGCGGTCGCGGCGGCCCGCCTGCTGCATTCCGGCTCCATCGGCCTGATCGACCCGGCGGCGCGCGAGGCGAGCCTGCTGGCGGTGGAGACCGCCCGCCGCCAGGGCCGCCTCGTCTCCTTCGACGCCAACCTGCGCCTCGCCCTGTGGCCCGACCGCGCCTTGGCGGAGCGGCTGATCCGCCAGGGCATCGCCACCGCCGGCATCGTCAAGCTGAGCGACGAGGAGCTGGAGTTCCTGACCGGCGGCGCCGATCCGGACAGCGCCGGCCGCACCCTATGGCATGACGGGTTGCGGCTGCTGGTGGTGACGCATGGCCGCAACGGCTGCACCTTCGTGACCGCCGACGCGTCCGGCCATGTGCCGGGACTGGCGGCCACCACCATCGACACCACCGGCGCCGGCGACGCCTTCGTCGCCGCACTCCTGGCCGGCATTCTCGAGGATACCGCGACCGCCTTCACCCCGGAGCGGCTGCGCGCGATCTGCCGCTTCGCCAATGCCGCCGGGGCGCTGACCACCACCGCCCCCGGCGCCATCCCCTCGCTGCCCGACCGCGACGCGGTCAACCGGCTGCTGGCGGGGGCGGCGTAG
- a CDS encoding mannitol dehydrogenase family protein, with translation MTIALSAATLPTIAARASVPAYDRSSLTAGILHFGIGNFHRAHQAVYLDSLFAQGRDHDWAILGAGVMPSDQRMRDALEPQDWLTTVVEQSGAQSLARVTGAMVGMLPVGDGDVLIAKLADPAIRIVSLTVTEGGYYIDATGRFDAGHPAIRADIAAPERPSTVFGLIVAGLARRRAAGTVPFTVMSCDNIPHNGVVTRNAVLGIAREIDAGLAAWIETAVAFPNGMVDRITPATGTQERETLARDFAIADSWPVFCEDFTQWVLEDRFSAGRPALEAVGVQFVPDVTPFETMKIRILNGGHAVIAYPAGLLGVTYAHEAMETPLIRAFLQKIEREEIIPTVPPVPGTDLNSYFGIIERRFANPKIKDTIRRLCLDGSNRQPKFIVPSIADRLKAGASIEGLALESALWCRYCFGTADDGQPIEPNDPNWDRLTQVAKDARDEPTVWLDQKEIYGEVGRVPPFRDAFSTALRALWTDGTRAVLARYAGGTN, from the coding sequence ATGACCATCGCCCTTTCCGCCGCCACCCTCCCGACCATCGCCGCGCGGGCCTCGGTGCCGGCCTATGACCGTTCCTCCCTGACCGCCGGGATCCTGCATTTCGGCATCGGCAATTTCCACCGCGCCCATCAGGCGGTCTATCTCGACAGCCTGTTCGCCCAGGGCCGCGACCATGACTGGGCGATCCTCGGCGCCGGGGTGATGCCGTCGGACCAGCGCATGCGCGATGCCCTGGAGCCCCAGGACTGGCTGACCACGGTGGTCGAACAGTCCGGCGCGCAGAGCCTCGCCCGCGTCACCGGCGCCATGGTCGGCATGCTGCCGGTCGGCGACGGCGACGTCCTCATCGCCAAGCTGGCCGACCCGGCGATCCGCATCGTCTCGCTGACGGTGACGGAGGGCGGTTACTACATCGACGCCACCGGCAGGTTCGACGCCGGCCATCCGGCGATCCGCGCCGACATCGCGGCACCCGAGCGGCCATCTACCGTCTTCGGCCTGATCGTCGCCGGTCTGGCCCGCCGCCGCGCCGCCGGCACGGTCCCCTTCACCGTCATGTCCTGCGACAACATCCCCCACAATGGCGTGGTGACCCGCAACGCCGTGCTGGGCATCGCCAGGGAGATCGACGCCGGGCTCGCCGCCTGGATCGAAACCGCCGTCGCCTTCCCCAACGGCATGGTCGACCGCATCACGCCCGCAACCGGCACGCAGGAGCGCGAGACGCTGGCCCGCGATTTCGCCATCGCCGACAGCTGGCCGGTCTTCTGCGAGGATTTCACCCAGTGGGTGCTGGAGGACCGCTTCTCCGCCGGCCGCCCGGCGCTGGAGGCGGTGGGCGTGCAGTTCGTCCCCGACGTGACGCCCTTCGAGACGATGAAGATCCGCATCCTCAACGGCGGCCATGCGGTGATCGCCTATCCGGCCGGGCTGCTCGGCGTCACTTACGCGCATGAGGCGATGGAAACCCCGCTGATCCGCGCCTTCCTGCAAAAGATCGAGCGGGAGGAGATCATCCCGACCGTGCCGCCGGTGCCGGGCACCGACCTGAACTCCTATTTCGGCATCATCGAGCGCCGCTTCGCCAATCCGAAGATCAAGGACACCATCCGCCGGCTCTGCCTGGACGGCTCCAACCGCCAGCCGAAATTCATCGTGCCGTCCATCGCCGACCGGCTGAAGGCCGGCGCCAGCATCGAGGGTCTGGCCCTGGAATCGGCGCTGTGGTGCCGCTACTGCTTCGGGACCGCCGACGACGGCCAGCCGATCGAGCCGAACGATCCCAACTGGGACCGCCTGACGCAGGTCGCCAAGGACGCCCGCGACGAGCCGACCGTTTGGCTCGACCAGAAGGAGATCTATGGCGAGGTCGGCCGGGTGCCGCCCTTCCGCGACGCCTTCTCCACCGCCCTGCGCGCCCTGTGGACGGACGGCACCCGCGCCGTGCTCGCCCGCTATGCCGGCGGAACCAACTGA
- a CDS encoding L-iditol 2-dehydrogenase gives MKRLDGKSAIITGAARGIGRAFAAAYVAEGATVAIADINLAAAEKAAAEIGPGAYAVALDVTSQSSIDAAVATVVERAGGIDILVNNAALFDLAPIVEITRESYDRLFSINVAGTLFTLQAVAKRMIAQGRGGRIINMASQAGRRGEALVGVYCATKAAVISLTQSAGLNLIRHGINVNAIAPGVVDGEHWDGVDALFAKHEGLRPGEKKRMVGDAVPFGRMGRAEDLTGMAIFLASREADYIVAQTYNVDGGNWMS, from the coding sequence ATGAAACGTCTCGACGGCAAATCGGCCATCATCACCGGCGCCGCCCGCGGCATCGGCCGCGCCTTCGCGGCCGCCTATGTCGCGGAGGGTGCCACCGTCGCCATCGCCGACATCAACCTCGCGGCGGCGGAGAAGGCGGCGGCGGAGATCGGCCCCGGCGCCTATGCCGTGGCGCTGGACGTGACCAGCCAATCCTCCATCGACGCCGCTGTCGCCACGGTGGTGGAGCGGGCCGGCGGCATCGACATTCTCGTCAACAACGCCGCCCTGTTCGACCTCGCCCCCATCGTCGAGATCACGCGGGAGAGCTACGACCGCCTGTTCTCGATCAACGTCGCCGGCACGCTGTTCACGCTCCAGGCGGTGGCGAAGCGGATGATCGCGCAGGGTCGCGGCGGCAGGATCATCAACATGGCCTCCCAGGCCGGACGGCGCGGCGAAGCGCTGGTCGGCGTCTATTGCGCCACCAAGGCGGCGGTGATCAGCCTGACCCAGTCGGCCGGCCTGAACCTGATCCGCCATGGCATCAACGTCAACGCCATCGCCCCCGGCGTCGTCGACGGCGAGCATTGGGATGGTGTCGATGCCCTGTTCGCCAAGCATGAGGGGCTCCGGCCCGGCGAGAAGAAACGCATGGTCGGCGACGCGGTCCCCTTCGGCCGCATGGGCCGGGCGGAGGATCTGACCGGCATGGCGATCTTCCTGGCGAGCCGGGAGGCCGACTACATCGTCGCCCAGACCTACAACGTCGACGGCGGCAACTGGATGAGTTGA
- a CDS encoding ABC transporter ATP-binding protein: MGQITLDRVTKSFGDIDVIPPLDLSIGNGEFVVFVGPSGCGKSTLLRLIAGLEDVSSGTIRIDGKDATALPPAQRGLAMVFQSYALYPHMTVRNNIAFPLKMARLDKTAIDRKVEAAAKVLNLTSYLDRRPGQLSGGQRQRVAIGRAIVREPTAFLFDEPLSNLDAALRVNMRLEISELHASLGTTMIYVTHDQVEAMTMADKIVVLNAGRIEQVGSPIDLYSRPRNRFVAGFIGSPRMNFIEGEAARGDGADGIGIRPEHLTLSTESGRWAGTVTVSEHLGSDTFVYVQVEGIGTLVARAGGEFPVHHGDRVWLTPQTEKLHRFDGQGNALPSTTAGMKVA; encoded by the coding sequence ATGGGTCAGATCACGCTCGACCGCGTCACCAAGAGCTTCGGCGACATCGACGTCATCCCGCCGCTGGATCTCTCCATCGGCAATGGCGAGTTCGTGGTGTTCGTCGGCCCGTCGGGCTGCGGCAAGTCCACGCTGCTGCGCCTGATCGCCGGGCTGGAGGATGTGTCGTCCGGCACCATCCGCATCGACGGCAAGGACGCCACCGCCCTGCCGCCGGCCCAGCGCGGGCTGGCGATGGTGTTCCAGTCCTACGCGCTCTATCCGCACATGACCGTGCGCAACAACATCGCCTTCCCGCTGAAGATGGCCCGGCTCGACAAGACCGCCATCGACCGCAAGGTGGAGGCGGCGGCCAAGGTGCTGAACCTCACCAGCTATCTCGACCGCCGCCCCGGCCAGCTCTCCGGCGGCCAGCGCCAGCGCGTCGCCATCGGCCGCGCCATCGTCCGCGAACCGACCGCCTTCCTGTTCGACGAGCCGCTGTCGAACCTCGACGCGGCGCTGCGCGTCAACATGCGGCTGGAAATCTCCGAGCTGCACGCCAGCCTCGGCACCACCATGATCTATGTGACGCACGATCAGGTGGAGGCGATGACCATGGCCGACAAGATCGTCGTGCTGAACGCCGGCCGGATCGAGCAGGTGGGATCTCCCATCGACCTCTACAGCCGCCCGCGCAACCGCTTCGTCGCCGGCTTCATCGGCTCGCCGCGCATGAACTTCATCGAGGGCGAGGCGGCGCGCGGCGACGGCGCCGACGGCATCGGCATCCGCCCCGAACATCTGACGTTGTCCACCGAATCCGGCCGCTGGGCCGGCACCGTCACCGTGTCCGAGCATCTGGGCTCCGACACCTTCGTCTATGTGCAGGTGGAGGGCATCGGCACGCTGGTGGCGCGGGCCGGCGGCGAGTTTCCGGTCCATCACGGCGACCGTGTCTGGCTGACGCCGCAAACCGAGAAGCTCCACCGCTTCGACGGTCAGGGCAACGCCCTGCCCTCGACGACGGCGGGCATGAAAGTGGCATGA
- a CDS encoding carbohydrate ABC transporter permease: MARAATNRRKLAVTLIAWTIGIVIFFPILWTALTSFKTEAEAVATPPTFLAFHWTLENYSEVQQRSDYFLHFWNSIVISVGSTLLGLLVAVPAAWSMAFVPGKRTRDVLMWMLSTKMLPPVGVLIPIYLLFRDFGLLDSRVGLVIVLTLINLPIIVWMLFTYFREIPGEILEAARMDGAGLKEEILFVLLPMAVPGIASTLLLNVILAWNEAFWTLNLSASQSAPLTAFIASYSSPEGLFYAKLSAASTMAVAPILVLGWFSQKQLVRGLTFGAVK, encoded by the coding sequence ATGGCGCGCGCTGCAACCAACCGCCGCAAGCTGGCCGTGACCCTGATCGCCTGGACCATCGGGATCGTGATCTTCTTCCCCATCCTGTGGACCGCCCTGACCAGCTTCAAGACCGAGGCGGAGGCGGTGGCGACCCCGCCGACCTTCCTCGCCTTCCACTGGACGCTGGAGAACTACAGCGAGGTCCAGCAGCGCTCCGACTATTTCCTGCATTTCTGGAACTCGATCGTCATCTCGGTCGGCTCGACGCTGCTCGGCCTGCTGGTCGCGGTTCCCGCCGCCTGGTCGATGGCCTTCGTCCCCGGCAAGCGCACCCGCGACGTGCTGATGTGGATGCTCTCCACCAAGATGCTGCCGCCGGTCGGCGTGCTGATCCCGATCTATCTGCTGTTCCGCGATTTCGGGCTGCTCGACAGCCGCGTCGGTCTGGTCATCGTGCTGACGCTGATCAACCTGCCGATCATCGTCTGGATGCTGTTCACCTATTTCCGCGAAATCCCCGGCGAGATCCTGGAGGCGGCGCGGATGGACGGCGCCGGACTGAAGGAGGAAATCCTGTTCGTCCTGCTGCCGATGGCGGTGCCCGGCATCGCCTCCACCCTGCTGCTGAACGTCATCCTGGCGTGGAACGAGGCGTTCTGGACGCTGAACCTGTCCGCCTCGCAGTCGGCGCCGCTGACCGCCTTCATCGCCAGCTACTCCAGCCCGGAAGGGCTGTTCTACGCGAAACTGTCGGCCGCCTCGACCATGGCGGTCGCGCCGATCCTGGTTCTCGGCTGGTTCAGCCAGAAGCAGCTTGTGCGCGGCCTGACCTTCGGCGCCGTGAAGTAG
- a CDS encoding carbohydrate ABC transporter permease: MATAHSRAAARLTMSPAVILLLGWMLIPLVMTLYFSFLRYNLLMPGTEEFIGTLNYQYFLTDPAFFAALGNTLALVGGVLALTIAGGIGLALLLDQPFWGRGIVRLLVIAPFFVMPTVSALVWKNMLMNPVNGLFAAIAKGLGLQPFDFLAEAPLSSIILIVTWQWLPFATLILLTALQSLDRERLEAAEMDGAGALDRFIHIIMPHLARAMTVVTLIQTIFLLSVFAEILVTTNGGPGTATTNITYLVYAQSLLQFDVGGGSAGGIVAVVLANIVAVFLMRMIGRNLDI, from the coding sequence ATGGCCACCGCCCATTCGCGTGCCGCCGCGCGCCTGACGATGTCGCCGGCCGTCATCCTGCTGCTCGGCTGGATGCTGATCCCGCTGGTGATGACGCTCTACTTCTCCTTCCTGCGCTACAATCTGCTGATGCCGGGGACGGAGGAGTTCATCGGCACACTGAACTACCAGTATTTCCTGACCGATCCGGCCTTCTTCGCCGCTCTCGGCAACACGCTGGCCCTGGTCGGCGGGGTGCTGGCGCTGACCATCGCCGGCGGGATCGGGCTGGCCCTGCTGCTCGACCAGCCCTTCTGGGGGCGGGGCATCGTCCGCCTGCTGGTCATCGCCCCCTTCTTCGTCATGCCCACCGTCTCGGCGCTGGTGTGGAAGAACATGCTGATGAACCCGGTGAACGGCCTGTTCGCCGCCATCGCCAAGGGGCTCGGCCTCCAGCCCTTCGATTTCCTGGCCGAGGCGCCGCTGTCCTCGATCATCCTGATCGTGACCTGGCAATGGCTACCCTTCGCCACGCTGATCCTGCTGACCGCCCTGCAATCGCTCGACCGCGAAAGGCTGGAGGCGGCGGAGATGGACGGCGCCGGCGCGCTCGACCGCTTCATCCACATCATCATGCCCCATCTGGCCCGCGCGATGACGGTGGTGACGCTGATCCAGACCATCTTCCTGCTGTCGGTCTTCGCCGAGATCCTGGTGACGACCAACGGCGGCCCCGGAACCGCCACCACCAACATCACCTATCTCGTCTATGCCCAGTCGCTGCTGCAATTCGATGTCGGCGGCGGCTCCGCGGGCGGCATCGTCGCCGTCGTCCTCGCCAACATCGTCGCCGTCTTCCTGATGAGGATGATCGGCCGCAACCTGGACATCTGA